The Meriones unguiculatus strain TT.TT164.6M chromosome 9, Bangor_MerUng_6.1, whole genome shotgun sequence genome window below encodes:
- the LOC110557734 gene encoding olfactory receptor 10G2, with product MRRNRNTSLDTVVTDFILLGLAHPPNLRTFLFLVFFLIYILTQLGNLLILLTVWADPKLHARPMYILLGVLSFLDMWLSSVIVPRLILNFTPASKAIPFGGCVAQLYFFHFLGSTQCFLYTLMAYDRYLAICQPLRYPVLMNGRLCTTLVAGAWVAGSIHGSIQTTLTFRLPYCGPNQIDYFICDIPAVLRLACADTTINELVTFVDIGVVAASCFMLILLSYANIVHAILKIRTADGRRRAFSTCGSHLTVVTVYYVPCIFIYLRAGSKSPLDGAVAVFYTVVTPLLNPLIYTLRNQEVKSALKRLRAGRGSVDGEKK from the coding sequence atgagaagaaacagaaacacatcACTGGACACTGTAGTGACAGATTTCATTCTCCTGGGCTTGGCTCACCCCCCAAATCTGAGAACCTTCCTCTTCCTGGTCTTCTTCCTCATCTACATCCTCACACAGCTGGGGAATCTGCTCATTCTGCTCACTGTGTGGGCTGACCCCAAGCTGCATGCCCGCCCCATGTACATTCTTCTGGGTGTGCTCTCTTTCCTGGACATGTGGCTCTCCTCAGTCATTGTTCCTAGACTTATTTTAAACTTTACTCCCGCCAGCAAGGCTATCCCATTTGGTGGCTGTGTAGCTCAACTCtatttcttccacttcctaggCAGCACTCAGTGCTTCCTCTACACACTGATGGCCTATGACAGGTACCTGGCAATATGCCAGCCTCTGCGCTACCCAGTGCTCATGAATGGGAGACTATGCACAACCTTAGTGGCTGGAGCTTGGGTGGCAGGCTCCATCCATGGGTCTATTCAAACCACTCTGACCTTCCGATTGCCCTACTGTGGACCCAACCAAATAGATTATTTTATCTGTGATATTCCTGCAGTGTTGAGACTGGCCTGTGCTGACACAACAATCAATGAACTTGTGACCTTTGTGGACATTGGGGTAGTGGCTGCCAGTTGCTTCATGCTGATTCTGCTCTCCTATGCCAACATAGTCCATGCCATCCTGAAGATACGCACTGCTGATGGGAGGAGGCGTGCCTTCTCCACCTGTGGCTCCCATCTCACCGTGGTCACAGTCTACTATGTCCCCTGCATTTTCATCTACCTTCGGGCAGGATCCAAGAGCCCCTTGGATGGAGCAGTTGCTGTGTTTTACACTGTTGTCACTCCATTACTCAATCCCCTCATCTACACCCTAAGGAACCAGGAAGTGAAATCTGCGCTGAAGAGGCTTAGAGCAGGTAGAGGGAGTGTGGATGGAGAGAAAAAGTAG